TCAGCCAGTGGCGCATAGATTTCCAATGTTTCTTTTGCTATGCGCTTTTGTTTTTCTTCACGTAAAGCGCCTAAAGTACGCATATTGTGCAAACGATCGGCTAACTTAACAATAATCACACGTATGTCTTTTGACATAGCTAAAAGCAACTTGCGATGGTTTTCTGCAAGCTGTTCTTGTGAACTTTGATATTGAATTTTACTAATTTTCGTTACACCATCAATAATTTGGGCAATTGTTTCACCAAAATTATCTCGAACATCCTGTAACGTGGCCGTCGTATCCTCAACAACATCATGAAGATAGCCTGAGATAACCGTTGCCGTATCCATCTTCAGTTCTGCCAAAATACCAGCAACTTGAATTGGATGAATAATATATGGTTCCCCAGACTTACGCTTCTGCTCCTTGTGCAACTCTGACGCCCATTCGTAGGCCTTTTTAACATTTTCTGTATCTGATTCAGACATGTATTGTCCGACCATATCGAGGACTTCCGGCCCTGTATAATGCTTTGTCTTTGCCATATTTTAGCGTATAATGTGTGACCATTTATCAATGTTTCGGTGTTTGATACACTACTGTCTTAAGCAAGCTATATCCACTGATTTCAAAGATGTCGCACACAATTCCCTTCATGGATTCCAGAGAGTACAAAATCACTTATCAAAGTGATTTGCACCTTATTAACGCTTTACAATGCGTACTCTCATTATAAGCAAAATTTAATTTTTTCACAAGCCACGTTTAAATTTGTGCACAAGTGGGTCATAAGCGCTAAAATTAAATAATAAACTTTACTTGTTTAATTCTTTAAAAATAGGGAGATAACGTGACTAGTCATGTCAAAAAATCAAGAAAATTCTCTTTGGAGACGTAACGTATTGGTCCTTTGGTTTGGTGTGTTTATGACAGGAATCGCTCTAAGTGAAGTCATGCCATTTCTTTCTTTATACATTGACACCTTAGGCCATTTTAGTAAAAATCAGCTAACATTTTATTCTGGGGCAATTTTCTCTGTGTCATTTTTAGTTATGGCGATTGTGTCCCCTTTATGGGGGAAGCTTGCCGATAGAAAAGGACGCAAATTAATGATGCTTCGTGCTGCACTTGGCATGGCGATTATCCTATTTTTAATGGGATATGTCACCAATGTGTGGCAATTATTCATCCTTCGTGCCCTTCAAGGTGCCACGGGCGGCTATATTTCCAATTCAAATGCCCTAATTGCCACACAAACCCCGAAAGAACACGCCGGTCACGCACTTGGCATCTTGGTAACTGGTATGACAGCTGGTAATTTACTTGGTCCACTATTTGGTGGTACTTTAGCTTCAATCGTTTCATATCGTATGTCTTTTCATATCACCGGTATCATTTTATTTTTGGTATTCATACTGACCATGTTTTTTGTTAAAGAAGAACCTCACGTAGCCCCTGCTGATTCAAGTCCAACGTCA
The Leuconostoc suionicum genome window above contains:
- a CDS encoding multidrug efflux MFS transporter is translated as MSKNQENSLWRRNVLVLWFGVFMTGIALSEVMPFLSLYIDTLGHFSKNQLTFYSGAIFSVSFLVMAIVSPLWGKLADRKGRKLMMLRAALGMAIILFLMGYVTNVWQLFILRALQGATGGYISNSNALIATQTPKEHAGHALGILVTGMTAGNLLGPLFGGTLASIVSYRMSFHITGIILFLVFILTMFFVKEEPHVAPADSSPTSTADLWHALPNKQLIFGLFITTMLVQTVNTSINPIISLFVRELTNNSNNTTFLAGVVAAMPGIATVFAAPQFGKIGDRVGTHRMIKIGFCIAIAALVPTAFVTSVFMLMVFRFIIGISDATMLPAVQTLLSKNSPSEMTGRIFSYNQSFQSIGSVMGPMFGALVASVFDYRGIFIFSALLIVLNAILFNFNTKSLRK